The proteins below are encoded in one region of Fibrella aestuarina BUZ 2:
- the uvrA gene encoding excinuclease ABC subunit UvrA, which yields MIQEQQTTHTEPIAAGSPLSDVQLTGYEQIDVLGAREHNLKNIDVSIPRNKLVVVTGISGSGKSSLAFDTIYAEGQRRYMESFSAYARSFLGDMERPDVDKINGLSPVISIEQKTTSKNPRSTVGTTTEIFDFLRLLYARAGEAFSYATGRKMTRQSQDQIVDALLDQNAGRKTVLLAPVVRGRKGHYRELFVQIAKMGYTKVRVDGTVQDIVPKMQVDRYKVHDIEIVIDRLVPSADDRFRLSQSVQTALKQGKGAIQVLDQDNKLHYFSQNLMDPESGISYDEPSPNSFSFNSPYGWCPTCQGLGVVEEITEESVIPDKSLSVSRGAIAPLGEYRELWFFKEVEVILKKHKLSLTTPVSKYPPELLHVLLHGSEEETPIPSKKYPGETYYTTKFEGIINFLKKQQETGSEKIQEWLRDFLVINTCPECNGARLKKESLYFRIADKNIAELASMDIAVLAAWFVGIEDRLSDRQNVIAKEILKEIRKRIGFLVDIGLDYLTLDRSLKTLSGGEAQRIRLATQIGTQLVGVLYIMDEPSIGLHQRDNVKLIESLKNLRDLGNTVLVVEHDKDMMLESDYILDIGPGAGRHGGQVVGAGTPEEFLKNGSTTANYLSGRTAIDVPGERRKGSGKFLQIKGATGHNLKNVTLKLPLGRMVSITGVSGSGKSSLIHETLFPILNHHFYKSKREPLAFKNVEGLEFIDKVIEVDQSPIGRTPRSNPATYTGMFSEIRTLFAELPEAKIRGYKPGRFSFNVKGGRCEECEGAGMKKIEMEFLPDVHVPCEVCKGKRFNRETLEVRFKGKSIADVLDMTVEQALDFFQSQPKILRKVQTLNDVGLGYITLGQHATTLSGGEAQRVKLAEELSKKDTGKTLYILDEPTTGLHFQDIAHLLDVLNKLADKGNTVLIIEHNLDVIKVSDYVIDLGPEGGSKGGQIIAEGTPEKVAKVAGSYTGKFLAMELAGA from the coding sequence GTGATACAGGAACAACAAACAACACATACTGAGCCGATTGCCGCCGGTTCACCGCTTTCCGACGTGCAACTCACGGGCTACGAGCAAATCGACGTGCTGGGCGCCCGCGAACATAACCTGAAGAACATCGACGTATCGATTCCCCGCAATAAGCTGGTGGTCGTTACGGGCATCAGTGGCTCGGGCAAATCATCGCTGGCGTTCGACACGATCTACGCCGAGGGGCAGCGGCGCTACATGGAAAGTTTTTCGGCCTATGCCCGCTCCTTTCTGGGCGATATGGAACGGCCCGACGTGGATAAGATCAACGGCCTCAGCCCGGTAATTTCCATTGAACAGAAAACGACCTCGAAAAACCCCCGCTCGACCGTCGGCACGACTACCGAGATTTTCGACTTTCTGCGCCTGCTCTACGCCCGTGCGGGTGAAGCCTTTTCGTACGCAACGGGCCGCAAGATGACCCGGCAATCGCAGGATCAGATCGTGGATGCGTTGCTGGACCAGAACGCCGGGCGCAAGACCGTGCTGCTGGCACCAGTGGTGCGTGGCCGGAAAGGGCACTACCGCGAACTGTTCGTGCAAATTGCCAAGATGGGGTACACCAAAGTGCGCGTCGATGGTACCGTGCAGGATATTGTGCCGAAGATGCAGGTCGACCGCTACAAGGTCCACGACATCGAGATCGTGATCGACCGCCTGGTGCCGAGCGCCGATGATCGCTTCCGGCTGAGCCAATCGGTGCAAACGGCGCTGAAGCAGGGTAAAGGCGCCATTCAGGTACTCGATCAGGACAATAAGCTGCATTATTTCTCGCAGAACCTGATGGACCCCGAGTCGGGCATCAGCTACGATGAACCCTCGCCCAACTCGTTTTCGTTCAACTCGCCCTACGGCTGGTGCCCCACCTGCCAGGGATTGGGCGTGGTCGAAGAGATCACCGAAGAGTCGGTCATCCCCGATAAATCGCTGAGTGTGAGCCGGGGGGCCATTGCGCCATTGGGCGAATATCGCGAGCTGTGGTTTTTCAAGGAAGTGGAAGTGATCCTGAAAAAGCACAAACTCAGCCTGACGACGCCGGTAAGCAAGTACCCGCCCGAGTTGCTGCACGTATTACTGCACGGCTCTGAGGAGGAAACGCCGATTCCATCGAAGAAATACCCCGGCGAGACGTATTACACCACCAAGTTTGAGGGCATCATCAACTTCCTGAAAAAGCAACAGGAAACGGGCTCGGAGAAGATTCAGGAATGGTTGCGCGATTTTCTCGTGATCAACACCTGCCCCGAATGCAACGGCGCCCGCCTGAAAAAAGAGTCGCTCTATTTCCGCATTGCCGACAAGAACATTGCCGAGCTGGCGAGCATGGACATTGCTGTGCTGGCGGCCTGGTTCGTAGGGATTGAAGATCGCCTGTCGGACCGGCAGAACGTGATCGCCAAGGAAATTCTGAAAGAGATCCGGAAGCGCATTGGCTTTCTGGTCGACATCGGGCTGGATTACCTAACCCTCGACCGGTCGCTGAAGACACTGTCGGGCGGGGAAGCGCAGCGCATCCGGCTGGCTACGCAGATTGGCACTCAACTCGTTGGCGTCCTGTACATTATGGACGAACCGAGCATCGGCCTGCATCAACGCGACAACGTGAAGCTCATTGAGTCGCTGAAGAACCTGCGCGATTTGGGCAACACGGTGCTGGTTGTCGAGCACGACAAAGACATGATGCTGGAGTCGGACTACATCCTCGACATTGGGCCGGGAGCGGGTCGGCATGGCGGGCAAGTCGTGGGAGCCGGTACGCCCGAAGAATTTCTGAAAAACGGCTCAACCACCGCCAACTACCTCAGCGGCCGCACAGCCATCGACGTACCTGGCGAGCGCCGTAAAGGCAGCGGAAAGTTTTTGCAGATCAAGGGGGCCACGGGCCATAACCTCAAGAACGTAACGCTCAAACTGCCCTTGGGCCGGATGGTCAGCATCACGGGCGTATCGGGCAGTGGCAAATCGTCGCTGATCCACGAGACGCTCTTCCCGATCCTGAACCACCATTTTTATAAGTCGAAACGCGAGCCGTTGGCCTTCAAAAACGTCGAGGGACTTGAGTTCATCGACAAAGTCATTGAAGTCGATCAGTCGCCGATCGGACGTACCCCGCGCTCAAACCCGGCCACCTACACGGGCATGTTCTCGGAAATCCGTACGCTGTTTGCCGAACTGCCCGAAGCCAAAATTCGGGGCTACAAACCGGGGCGTTTCTCGTTCAACGTGAAAGGCGGGCGGTGCGAAGAGTGCGAAGGCGCTGGCATGAAGAAGATCGAAATGGAGTTTCTGCCCGACGTACACGTACCCTGCGAAGTCTGCAAAGGCAAACGCTTCAACCGCGAAACGCTGGAGGTCCGTTTCAAAGGCAAATCCATCGCCGACGTGCTCGACATGACTGTGGAGCAGGCGCTCGATTTCTTCCAGAGCCAGCCGAAAATTCTTCGTAAGGTACAAACCCTTAACGACGTGGGACTGGGCTACATCACGCTGGGCCAACACGCGACGACCCTAAGCGGTGGCGAAGCGCAACGCGTGAAACTGGCCGAAGAACTGTCGAAGAAAGATACAGGCAAAACGCTGTACATCCTCGACGAACCCACGACGGGCCTGCACTTCCAGGATATTGCACACCTGCTCGACGTGCTGAACAAGCTGGCCGATAAAGGCAATACGGTGTTGATCATCGAGCACAACCTCGACGTGATCAAGGTATCTGACTACGTAATCGACCTCGGCCCCGAAGGCGGCAGCAAAGGCGGGCAGATCATCGCCGAAGGCACGCCGGAAAAAGTGGCCAAAGTAGCGGGCAGCTATACCGGCAAGTTTTTAGCGATGGAGCTGGCCGGGGCATAG